The genome window TACAAAACGTTTACAATAAACAAAACCAGCTAGGAAACGAATTCCACACAGAAAACGCCTTCAGACGAGCTCAAACAATGACATCTGCAGCTACTGTACATCACTGTCAAAATATGCCATTGATTTCATCTGCAAAGACTGAACATATTCAGATCAATATGAGAATCTACAAACTAACACTTAAAAGCTAAATTGCATTTATATTATATCCGCACAGGCTGGCTGAGATCTTTTAAAGGTTATGATCAGCAGGCTCATAATACAACAATAATATAGACAATGCAACACTGTAATCTTACTAATGGCCTACTATTAAGGATACAGTCGTGCAGCTGGAATCACATTAGTCAGCAAGACAAACACGGCTAATAATATATAAAAGGAGCAGCTGAGGACATTTGCAGCGTCACCGTGTGAACCGTTAGCTTGTGAACGAACGGTCGAGGatgaattaaaccattaaaagtGAGACAGCTCAAATCATCTGAAGTGAACTGCAAAGCCTGTGGTTTTGCTCAGTGGTGCACTGTCAGTGCCACACAGATAAAGAAAATGTGATTTTACTTGCAATCCTTAGCTACAAACTTGGCTAGCCATCAGGCTAATAACATGTTAAGCTCTCTAGCTGTGAAACTGTTGTCATTACTATCTAGCGTCACGTTAATAGTTTCGGGGTAAAACCACTAGTGGGAATTATTTAAACACTGGAATGCGACATTCGCACAAATAGTTAGCGTTAACAGAAAAGAAACGAAAAGCCGGTGGGTTGCCATGAACAACAATAGACACATATGAGCTCCGTTAGCTCGGCTGCTAACTGTATGACATCTCAAACTTACCAACATCTTGATCAAAGGGATTTGACGTGAAGAGAGGCATGGCCGAGATATACACGCGACGAAATCTAAGCTCGATCCTCTTCTTGTTCGTCTCCCTGTCAGCACTTGGTTAAAAGTGaattaataaacataataaaagaGAAACTACACTCTGTGTTGCTGATGGGACCCCCTCCTCAGTCACTTACTCGCAGCCCTGCAGCGGTGCATTCTGGGTAGCAGAGCTATTGCACATACCACACAGTTAAAAAACACAAACAGCTGGGCATATCCAAATAAATATGAACGGGATGTGAACGAGATGTTTGTTGTTCGACACTGGAATCTGTTTAAGGAACAGTGTAAATAATGACTTTGTGAAGGTTAGGGAAAATACAGCTGATAAATCATATGACTGTATCACATGGTGCACTCTCTCTGACTCAGCAGTCACGAGATgatataaacacttttttttgtcttattgGAGTTAAAATATTCAATTGTGACTTTCATGATTGGGCAGGGTAGCAACTTGCCTTCAACGACAATGTGCTTTTTATCTAGCAGTGGTTTTGTATGTTGGTTTTAAAAAGAGGATAATTCATAAATTGTAATATCAGCATATTTTGACACTGATTTGGGCTAAACAAGTAAATAATAAACAAGTAAATAATGAAAGAGAAAAGTAAACACCAATAAGTCACACTGACCTACCTTCTgggattttccacaaatgttgtaaattaaatttaaatatatagataattttaaaaaaagttaattatttaaaaatgttttataattattttaaaatcatacacttaaaacagtaatattgtgaaatattaatttaaaataatactttcctatttttagtATAATAAGCATagtaaataaatatgataaagtataataaataatgttttttgagcactaaatcagcatataagaatgatttctaaaggatcatgtgatcttttgcatcaaaggaataaattacattttaaaataaatgtaaatagaaaatagttatttaaaattgtaaaaaatatttcacaatattgctgtttttactgtatttttgattaataattgcagcattggtaagcagaagagactttttaaacatttaaaaacatttaaaaacgataaaaacatttaaaaacgaTAATATATTATCAtacatgttatgttgaaaacagctcagtAGATTTGTTTCAGGTtattttgatgaatagtaagttcagaagaacagcatttatctgtaatccttgctaaataaaatgaataatttctataatttctttaaaaaaaattaaatatattttttgaatggtatagcgtataattttacaaaagctttctattcatgaaagaatcctgaaaaaatgtactcaactgttttaaatattgataattataaaaaataataaatattattattgaacagcaagtcagcatattagaatgatttctgaaggatcatgtgacactgaagactgaagcaatgatgctaaaaatttagctttgatcaaaggaataaatgaaaatattttaaaatagaaaagttattttaaataataaaaatattttttaaacattttactgtctttactttgggtcaaataaatgcaggcttagtgagcagaagagacttctttaaaaaacttctgttcaaaaacttttgactgatagtgtatatacagtatttttgacaggcactgaaaactggagtaataatgctgaaaatgtaccttttatcacaggaataaattacattttaaaatatgttcaaatagaaaacacaagGTATTTTAGAAAGtacaaattttaaaatgttgctgtttttgctgtactttggatcaaataaatccaggcttggtgagcagaagaaacttctttaaaaaccattacattTTTTGCCTGgtactgtatatacagtatttttgaCAGGTACTGTATACAGCTGCAAAAGCCAAATCAACAGGCAAACACACACTGGCATGGCATTCTAAATAAAGCAGCTCAAATTGATATTGCATTACTGCATTAGGATTTCAACATAAAGCATATTGAAAAATACCAactatattttatttcagataaaaacaTGGTCTTTGATGATGACTACATACATGTACATGTATTCAAATACACAACTATTTTATACATAGCTACGGCATaatcaaatatttgaaaaattcAAAGCTTTAAAGATCTATTCATAAAATCACATCAATGATGTCCAAGATGTAAGAAGTAAACTCTGGTGTGAAAAATTTTGGATTATAGTCATTAAAACATATCAACATATTAACTGTAGCTTTACGGTCGGCTGttaaaagcttttattttaattaaagcaGCTACAAAGCTTCATTGTATTGCACTGGAATAATGTGGCATCAGCTTTGTTAATGACACAGGTAAAACAGGTATTTACAATCACATGATTACAATACATTACAGCTTTTTCACTTATCTAAACATTAACATGACTGGTGATCAGTGTATTGTATAGTTTGCAGTCTTGAATCGTTCGTGATTGTCGATGACGTTTCCGATGACGTTGTGTCCGTCACACACGTGGCTTCTCTGGGCAAAGCGATCATTCCTGCTTTGTGAGAGGATACCATGACAGAAGGCTTCTGAACTGTTTCTGTGATTGTCTCTTCATTCACAACAGGTGCTATAAAACTGGAACTTTGGCTGTGAGTAATGGGGGGAAAAGCCTCAATGAATTATATTAACTCAAGCAGATCATTTTCTACacaaagaaattaaaaatatacacttccagtcaaaagtttttggacagtaagattttcaatgtcttctgctcaccaagcctacatttatttgatccaaagtacagtaaaaaaaaagtaaatttttactatttaaaataactgttttctatttaaatatacagtattttaaCTTATTCCTTATTccctttcaaagctgaattttgggcatcattactccagtcacatgatctatcagaaatcatcctaatatttcaatttgctgcacaaaaaaacactttactattatgttgaaaacagctaagtagaattttctTTAGGTTTctgtgataaatagaaagttcagaagaacagcatttatctgaaatatttttttttgtaacattataaattgcattgctttttatcattttatcatcacttttgatcaatttaaagcatccttgcgaaataaaagtattaatttctataattaaaaatatatttttttattaaattcaattaataaatgcaattatattgactcaaagcttttgaatggtatagtgttttaaatattaacaataataataataaatgtttcttgaacagcaaatcagcatattagaatgatttctgaagaatcatgtgacactgaagactggagtaatgatgctgaaaatttagctttgatcatggcaataatacaatttttatatacattcaaatagaaaggttattttaaatagtaaaaatatttgacaatatcactgtattttggatcaaataaatgcaggcttggtgagcagatgagatgtctttgaaaatcttactgtccaaaaactggtagtgtatgcaaGAAACAATTGTAACTTACATTCATTAGTTCGTTCACAAATGAAACCAATGCGTTCTGTGCAGAAAAAGTCGTTCCAACTGGCCTCATGTATTAACCCGGCACAGTCCTCCCCAGCCTCATGACCATGGCTCCAGTTATCAGGCTGTCCAGGCTTCCATTTCCTTTCAATTCAAATCAGACAAGACTAATGGGGAATGTTTCCTTGCACTGCCATCTCCTCACATTACTGAGGATCCTCAAGATAATAGAGCAACTTGATAAACATTACAGATTTTGTACATTTATATGCCCTGGATCAACAGTGATAGAGTTAATGGCTATTTTCTTTTAGTTATTGACTCACGTATAGCTGGGCAAAGTCCCGTCCACCCATCTCCAGATGTTTTCATCAACGCTGTCAGTGAGGCCCAGCCAAAAGTAGCCCTTTCCAGAAATCTGCCTCTTTATCCATAGCTAGTAGGTAGATAATAAAGTAGACATTGTGTACCATTTATAAAGTAATGTTAGGTTTAAGAGTTCAAGACTGTAAGCTGTTTTAatatagttaaagggatagttctcccaaaaatgaaggttctgtcattaaaggagaagtccggtgtgattttgacctaaagtgtattgaatcatgataccgagtgtgaacgtaccttgcatatctcatctcggtttgtgtccactgcagtccgaaatctggggtcagttagccgatgctcacaacaggttgtcaatgagagtcaatagggcatcgaagtagccatgtaaataaatcactgttttacgccatttacgaggcacaaagtagctccacacttcattggtagacttccaagggccctgacatttaaaacgagacattgagaactcagaaaaagcaccggtagtttatttacaagaagacttatacagacagtacctggaagagaaaatccagtcgccgccatcttgaacttagtcacgataagtcgagtgtcgagcaccaaggaatttatcaggttatcaacttgtcaggttgtagtttccttcgtgctcgacactcgacttatcgtgactaaatttaagatggcggcgaccggtctgttcctggtggaaaatgtctgtataaatctacttgtaaataaactaccggtgctttttctgagttctcaatgtctcgttttaaatgtcagggcccttggaagtctaccaatgaagtgtggagctactttgtgcctcgtaaatggcgtaaaacatggcttctccgatgcccgattcactctcattgacaacctgttgtgagcatcggctaactgaccacagatttcggactgcaggacacaaaccgagatgagatatgcaaggtacgttcacactcggtatcatgattcaatacactttaggtcaatatcacaccggagttctcctttaattactcaccctcatgctgttccaaccCATAAGATCAATATTCCTATATCatccctgcgtagacagcaaagcaactgacatgttcaaggcccagaaaggtagtaaagacatcgtcaaaatagtctatgtgacatcagtggttccactttaacgtggtagttgcgttgctgtctatgcagggacagaaagctcttggatttcatcacaaatatcctaatttgtgttctgaagatataATTCTTACGggttttggaacaacacgagggtgagtaattaatgacaaaatgttcatttttggatgaaccatccctttaaaggagaagttcatgtctttctttcatcagacgtaaagaaattatgttttttgaggaatatatttcaggatttttctccatatagtggacttctatggtgccccgagtttgatctttcaaaaatgcagtttaaatgcggcttcaagcgatcccaaatgcggttgtaaacaatcccagccaaggaagaagggtcttatctaacaaaatgatcgtgtttttttttttttttttcaatttatatacttttcaacctcaaatgcgcatcttgtcttgctctgcctgcactgttttttctggttcaggacagttagggtaggtcgaaaaactcccatctcattttctccctcaacttcaaaatcgtcatcactgtattaccttttttttgttaacggtgtttaatcttctttgcatgttcgctttgcaaacactgggtcggtactcctgcagcgatgttggatgattttgaaatgatttttgaagttgagggagaaaataagatgggagtatttcgacataccctaactgccttgaattggaaaaaacagagttcaggcagagcaagacaagaggagcatttgaggttaaaaagtatttaaattgaaaaaaaaaaaaaaaatttccgctagataagacccatttTTCTTGACTGGAACCATTTGCAACTGCATTTGGAATcgtttgaagcagcatttaaactgcattttgaaagaaactcgaggcaccatagaagtccactatttgaataaaaaatttgtttttcgcaaaaaacaacttctttacggctgaagaaagaaagacatgaacatcttagctgacaagagggtgagtacattatctgtacatttttgttctggaagtaaacttctcctttaagatgtACTTTATATTTGTGAAAAGTATCCTGGATTTACCTGCTCATCTTCATCATTGATAATCAGCATAGTTGAACTCTTGTTGCTGCATCTTTCCTTCGTTTCATCAAAGTTCAGACTCTCTGTTGAGAAGTAGTAACATTTGTCTCTGAAGCTCTTCCACTGAGGTGGACAcccttagataaaaaaaaaaaaaaaaaatattatcacATCTTCACTTTtgcttaaaaataacatttatgagACTGGTTTTACAATTCACTCTCAACAATTCAATTCTCTACAATTAAATTTTTCAAgctgtaaaaaaaagaaacattaaactATGGTTTGTGGGATTTTGACAACTTTTAACTTTTatacaaattaacaaaatacatCTTGAAGTATCAAATATTTTGAGATCcttatttgatataaaacaacaTATCTGTATTAcataaaaaacatgttttaaaattcTATATACTATATTCTATATTCGATATACTATATTCTATAAATtctatcttattttctcctccaacttcaaaatcgtccagcattgttgttttttttttcttttttttaaaaaagggcatttgactttctttgcacattgactttgtaaacactgggtgagtacttccgcctacgtcacgcgtgaccttttaCCAACATGAAATACTTTCTAGTTTTAgaaaatcgtttcactagatgagacccttattaCTCGGCTGGGATCGAGCAgggccctttaaagctgcattaaaactgcaatttagacttccaacccattggccaccattgaagtccactatatgaagaaaaatccgagaatgttttcctcaaacatttCCCAAAATTTAttttcgattgaagaaagaaagacatgaacatcgtggATGACATGGGGATTAGTAAATTATGTGAGTATGAGAAAAGGTAGTACCTGGTGTACTTGTAGGAGGTGGCGCTACTTGGCGGTTGACGAAGCCTTGTGGATCTACCGGGGGCACAACCACTGGTGCAGGAAGTCCTGGCAATCCAGGAGGTCCAGGTGGGCCAATAGGGCCAACAGGCCCACGAGGTCCTTCCAGTCCTGAAGGCCCAGCTGGTCCTCTGAGTCCTTGTGGCCCTTGTGGCCCTTGAGGACCTGGCTGACCATCTCTTCCAGGTAGACCAGGTATACCAGGGTCACCTTTCTCTCCTGAAGGCCCCGCCCTGCCTCCTGATCCTCGTGAACCCTTTGGCCCAGGGCTTCCTCTTGATCCAGGTGGGCCTTTCATCCCTGGTACACCAGGAGGCCCTGTTGGACCCTTTTCTCCTTTAGGCCCAGCAACACCAGGTGCTCCTTTTTCACCATTTTCACCCTTCTGGCCAGTTTTGCCAGGTGGGCCCTGGGACCCCTTGTCTCCCCTTGGACCTCTTGGACCAGGAGGACCTGACATTATGAAACAAagaaattagcttttattttaattgtcTAAAAGCACAAAATGTCTTCTAAATGACTTCTATATGCAAGTTCTGTGTACTAATTGAATTTTAGACTTTTCAAGAAGATCTCTCAAGTATTCAGACTCACTGCACATTCAATAATCTTTTGAaacactttattattttttttaaaacaccctatatttgtacatttttattaaataagtaataaataaattatttaaattaagttGAAACACAGAAATTACTTACTGAAAATAAATagaaacatataaatataaatgattaccacaatattaaaataataaaaaaagaagaaaaatatatatatatatatatatatatataaaatatatatattaacaaaaacaaaacattaaaataatgttttttttaaattactcaaaaaaaaaaacaacaacattattttgaaACCAAAATTATTAACTGGAAATAAATAGAAACTAAAacctaaatagtgaaataaataaatatatgtcaaAAGCACATACAATTTCTAAAATTTAAACTaagtttaaaatgaaaacagaaaatacacaCATAAAAgctaaaaactaaaatagtataaataatactaaaataacactacgTGCtataaatatgatttaaaatataaaatacaaatgatTATCAGAatgttaaaaaattaataaaatatatatttaaaataataaaaaacattaaataatacttttaaaaactttattagtttttaatcatttttaaaatagttcattattattattgaggtCTTCGATTTAGTTACTACATATTAACtgaattaaagcttaaatatAAATACTAGATGAAAAACCTAATACAAAATGTTTCCTTGGCAACTAATTTAAGTTAAACCTAAGTTAGAAATAAgttatatgattaaaaaaaattaaataaaattaccaACTGGAAATAAATAGAAACTAAAacctaaatagtaaaataaataaataaatgcatacaaatgtcaaaagcacataaaatttcTAAAAGTAAAAACTAAGTTTAATATGAATAGCTAAAACCTAAAACAGATTAtaactaatattaaaataacactactTGCTATAAatatgaacaaaaattaaaaatagaaatgatTAAATTATGTATAccaacagatttttaaaaaataaatgtctatATTTTAATCAATAGAGGCCTAGCCTCATATCTTACCCTGAAGGATGGTGAAATTCGTGATGAGCTGTGAGTGTTTGCTATCGACCAGTTTCATTTCCTCCATGACTATGGAGAGGCTGCTGACCTCTTTGTCGAGCCTGGTGGCGAGTTCTTCCTGCTGGGTTTTGAGCTCCGTGTTGTCAGCTCTGGTTTCTGCCACACTGCTGTTCAGCCCCAGCAGGAGGTCCGAGTGCCGGGCCACCGTCTCGGAGCAGGTGCGAAGACCATTCAGGTCCACGCTGATCACTCCGAGCAGCTGCGTGGCAAAGCTTACATTCCCAGTTATACGGTCCATTTCCCCCTCGTTGTGGTCAAGACGTGTCTCTAGTGCATCGAACTTCATGGAAGTGGCATTGTCGTGGTCTCGCTGCTGGTCCATGAGCTCACGCAGGCTCTGGTCGTGACTGTCCGCGATGGCCGAGGCATTCTGCACCTGCTCTGAGAGCGAGTTCAACTGAGAGGTCACGTCCTCCAGAGCGTCACTGTTAGAGCGAGTCAGCACAGAATTGTTAGCAGCTAAGGCCTGAAGGTTCTGGACCTTCTCCCTCAGCCAGTCGGCATCTGCTTTGGTCTGCCGAGCCACCTGCTGAAGGCTCTGGTAGTCGTTCTTAAGCTTCTGGACAGCCTGGCTAGTGTCCTCCACCGACCTTTGGAGGGAGCTGATGAGGTTCCTCTGCTGGGTCTGGGTGAAGTTCAGCGTGCTGATGCTGTGGGTGTTTCGGCCCTGTTCGCCCGCCTGCACGTGAAGATCGGTTTGGAGCCGGGCCGTGTCCGTCTTGAGTCCGTCAATCAGGCCGCTGTATGAGTTTAAGGTGCGGTTTACTTTGCTAATGACATTGGCATTGCTTTCCAACAGGTCTCGCAGTGAGTGATGTCCACTCTGCATGTCCTCACCCGCTAGCCGTAGCTCTTCGAGCACAGCTCTGTTGTTAGAGGCCTTCACAGCAACGTCACTGAGCTGCTTCTGCAAGGTCTGAATTTCCAACTTGAATGAGAGGAGTTCACTGGTGGCGTTTTCTGACTTCTCTCCAGTTTGATCATCTGCACATCAATTTGAGAagtttat of Garra rufa chromosome 10, GarRuf1.0, whole genome shotgun sequence contains these proteins:
- the colec12 gene encoding collectin-12, translating into MKDDFTDEEEVQSFGYKRFGIQEGSECTKCKNDWALRVAIALLYVLCALLTIAVAVLGYKVVQRMDNVTVGMENYGGKIMAVETDLKKLDDQTGEKSENATSELLSFKLEIQTLQKQLSDVAVKASNNRAVLEELRLAGEDMQSGHHSLRDLLESNANVISKVNRTLNSYSGLIDGLKTDTARLQTDLHVQAGEQGRNTHSISTLNFTQTQQRNLISSLQRSVEDTSQAVQKLKNDYQSLQQVARQTKADADWLREKVQNLQALAANNSVLTRSNSDALEDVTSQLNSLSEQVQNASAIADSHDQSLRELMDQQRDHDNATSMKFDALETRLDHNEGEMDRITGNVSFATQLLGVISVDLNGLRTCSETVARHSDLLLGLNSSVAETRADNTELKTQQEELATRLDKEVSSLSIVMEEMKLVDSKHSQLITNFTILQGPPGPRGPRGDKGSQGPPGKTGQKGENGEKGAPGVAGPKGEKGPTGPPGVPGMKGPPGSRGSPGPKGSRGSGGRAGPSGEKGDPGIPGLPGRDGQPGPQGPQGPQGLRGPAGPSGLEGPRGPVGPIGPPGPPGLPGLPAPVVVPPVDPQGFVNRQVAPPPTSTPGCPPQWKSFRDKCYYFSTESLNFDETKERCSNKSSTMLIINDEDEQLWIKRQISGKGYFWLGLTDSVDENIWRWVDGTLPSYTKWKPGQPDNWSHGHEAGEDCAGLIHEASWNDFFCTERIGFICERTNESKVPVL